From the genome of Ralstonia pickettii, one region includes:
- a CDS encoding DEAD/DEAH box helicase, with protein sequence MSEVVTIASNAVIAKLHKPSRSVALEVQRVLSYRVDGAENTMAFKSGGWDGRSSFYDFRKSTFPAGFTQFVAAALRRKGFTVNTVRRPLPEPLGPENPKVDDFPDDPRYDYQPDTIARLLRHGQIIARLATGAGKSKVAKLAIARIGRPTLFLTTRSILMYQMKDAIERDMGISVSVLGDGQFGHTIVDAHGNERQAVKKVCVGMVQTLVARLALPDPDDDVDKQNAQARRRQQTIDLLSKFELVIGEEAHEAGGNSYYEILQHCKNAHYRLALTATPFMKDDEESNMRLMAAFGPIGIKVSEQMLIERGILAKPYFKIVQLTQQPPKLYRGTAWQAAYRLGIVDGAERNASIVYEAVRGAKLGMSVMILVQQTKHGEKLVATLKAAGVRAAFIRGENDQKERKAALARLAKGDLDVLIGTTILDVGVDVPAVGMVILAGGGKAEVSLRQRIGRGLRAKKVGPNICLVVDYEDAYNGHLKAHAQQRRAIIEGTPGFAENILAAGADFDFEGLGLLKKAA encoded by the coding sequence ATGAGTGAAGTCGTAACCATCGCCAGCAACGCGGTCATCGCCAAGCTGCACAAGCCCTCGCGCTCGGTTGCCCTGGAGGTGCAGCGCGTGCTCTCCTACCGCGTCGACGGCGCAGAGAACACTATGGCGTTCAAGTCGGGCGGCTGGGATGGCCGTTCGTCCTTCTACGACTTCCGCAAGAGCACCTTCCCCGCCGGCTTCACGCAGTTCGTGGCCGCCGCGCTGCGCCGCAAGGGCTTCACGGTGAACACGGTGCGTCGTCCGCTGCCGGAGCCGCTCGGGCCGGAAAACCCCAAGGTTGACGACTTCCCCGACGATCCGCGCTACGACTATCAGCCGGATACGATCGCGCGGCTGCTGCGCCACGGGCAGATCATCGCTCGCCTTGCCACTGGCGCCGGCAAGTCCAAGGTCGCCAAGCTGGCCATCGCCCGCATCGGCCGCCCCACCCTGTTCCTGACCACCCGCTCGATCCTCATGTATCAGATGAAGGACGCCATCGAGCGCGACATGGGCATCTCGGTGTCGGTGCTCGGTGACGGTCAGTTCGGTCACACGATCGTCGACGCGCACGGTAACGAGCGCCAAGCGGTCAAGAAGGTCTGCGTGGGCATGGTTCAGACCTTGGTTGCGCGTCTCGCGCTGCCCGACCCGGACGATGACGTGGACAAGCAGAATGCGCAGGCCCGCCGCCGGCAGCAGACGATCGACCTGCTCTCCAAGTTCGAGCTGGTGATCGGTGAAGAGGCGCACGAGGCGGGCGGCAACAGCTACTACGAGATCCTCCAGCACTGCAAAAACGCCCACTACCGCCTGGCGCTGACCGCGACGCCCTTCATGAAGGACGACGAGGAATCGAACATGCGCCTGATGGCCGCGTTCGGCCCGATCGGCATCAAGGTGAGCGAGCAGATGCTCATCGAGCGCGGCATCCTGGCCAAGCCCTACTTCAAGATCGTCCAGCTCACGCAGCAGCCGCCGAAGCTCTATCGCGGCACCGCCTGGCAGGCGGCCTACCGACTGGGCATCGTCGACGGGGCCGAGCGTAACGCCTCGATCGTCTATGAGGCCGTGCGCGGCGCGAAGCTGGGCATGTCGGTCATGATCCTCGTGCAGCAGACCAAGCATGGGGAGAAACTGGTAGCCACGCTCAAGGCCGCCGGCGTGCGTGCCGCGTTCATTCGGGGCGAGAACGACCAGAAGGAGCGCAAGGCCGCACTCGCACGCTTGGCCAAGGGCGACCTCGACGTGCTGATCGGCACGACCATCCTCGACGTGGGCGTGGACGTGCCGGCGGTGGGCATGGTTATCCTCGCCGGCGGCGGCAAGGCGGAAGTGTCGCTGCGCCAGCGTATTGGTCGTGGTCTGCGTGCGAAGAAGGTTGGCCCCAACATCTGCCTGGTGGTCGACTACGAGGACGCCTACAACGGCCACCTGAAGGCGCACGCGCAGCAGCGCCGCGCCATCATCGAGGGCACGCCTGGTTTCGCTGAGAACATCCTGGCCGCCGGCGCAGACTTCGATTTCGAGGGTCTGGGCCTGCTGAAGAAGGCCGCCTGA
- a CDS encoding ParB/RepB/Spo0J family partition protein, whose product MSQFPTVDPKLLRHNPWNTNVVSPDNEAKLDESVERLGMFKPIIVRELPDGTMEILGGAHRRDAAIRKKLTSVPIMNLGRISDQRAKEISLVDNGRYGADDALRLAELLDGLGSPDELSKFMPYTDADFASIFSSVSIALDELDLPDDDEPAPTLPAEKKVQTHQIMRFKVPVEDVGRVTDVIEAIMKAQRFTEEDSLTNAGNALVHLCTRGA is encoded by the coding sequence ATGTCGCAATTCCCCACGGTGGACCCGAAGCTGTTGCGCCACAACCCGTGGAACACCAACGTCGTGTCGCCGGACAACGAGGCCAAGCTGGACGAATCCGTCGAGCGCCTCGGCATGTTCAAGCCGATCATCGTGCGCGAACTCCCCGACGGCACGATGGAGATTCTGGGCGGTGCCCACCGACGCGACGCTGCGATCCGCAAGAAGCTCACCTCCGTTCCGATCATGAATCTGGGGCGTATCTCCGACCAGCGCGCGAAGGAAATCAGCCTGGTGGACAACGGTCGCTACGGCGCGGACGACGCGCTGCGCTTGGCCGAGCTGCTGGATGGTCTGGGGAGCCCAGACGAGCTGTCGAAGTTCATGCCCTATACCGACGCCGACTTCGCGTCGATCTTCTCGTCTGTGAGTATTGCGCTGGACGAGCTAGATCTACCCGACGACGACGAGCCCGCGCCGACCCTGCCCGCCGAGAAGAAGGTGCAGACCCACCAGATCATGCGATTCAAGGTGCCGGTCGAGGACGTGGGCCGCGTGACGGACGTGATCGAGGCGATCATGAAGGCGCAGCGCTTCACCGAGGAGGACAGCCTCACGAATGCCGGCAACGCGCTGGTCCACCTCTGCACACGGGGAGCGTGA
- a CDS encoding ParB/Srx family N-terminal domain-containing protein, which translates to MTEVKPNIQLWDIARLVPYKNNVKKHDAAQVAKIAESIRRFKWTQPIVVDRDGVIINGHGRRLAAIELGLSQVPVWVRDDLTEEEVRAARLSDNRVALSDIDADMLQAELAGLNIDLSGIFDDKELEFLSADLGEMNDDAFVEDLEAEIAEQVAETKREIEATDVREVKIAKALGFTAIQGKDERVVARFMATAEAETGLTGADAFIAQLKKLAA; encoded by the coding sequence ATGACCGAAGTCAAGCCCAACATCCAGCTCTGGGACATTGCGCGGCTGGTTCCCTACAAGAACAACGTCAAGAAGCACGACGCCGCGCAGGTGGCCAAGATCGCTGAGTCGATCCGTCGCTTCAAATGGACGCAGCCGATCGTGGTGGATCGCGACGGCGTGATCATCAATGGCCACGGCCGGCGCCTGGCTGCCATCGAGCTGGGCCTGTCGCAGGTTCCGGTCTGGGTGCGCGACGACCTGACGGAAGAGGAGGTGCGCGCGGCTCGCCTGTCCGACAACCGGGTGGCGCTCTCCGACATTGATGCCGACATGCTGCAAGCCGAGCTGGCGGGCCTGAACATCGACCTCTCCGGCATCTTTGACGACAAGGAGCTGGAGTTCCTGTCGGCTGACCTTGGCGAGATGAACGACGACGCCTTCGTGGAAGACCTCGAGGCCGAGATCGCCGAGCAGGTTGCCGAGACCAAGCGCGAGATCGAAGCCACGGACGTGCGTGAGGTGAAGATCGCCAAGGCGCTGGGCTTTACCGCGATCCAGGGCAAGGACGAGCGTGTGGTGGCTCGCTTCATGGCCACGGCCGAGGCGGAGACCGGACTGACCGGCGCCGACGCATTCATCGCCCAGCTGAAGAAGCTGGCCGCCTGA
- a CDS encoding ABC transporter has protein sequence MIYTVNKRFTSSVERTERVLEVAEGFGLGLDDKEFVVFDNQPIEVNQGDVCYVTGQSGSGKSTVLRELKAQMETEGLKVADIDAVELLDKPLIDQIGASTQEALGLLSIAGLNDAYLFIRKPSELSDGQRYRFRLAKLIESGAGVWVADEFLAVVDRITAKVIAFNLQKVARQRGATLIVATTHTDLRADLAPNLYIEKRYREKIEIVRVPEGFKE, from the coding sequence ATGATCTACACCGTCAACAAGCGCTTTACCTCGAGCGTGGAGCGCACTGAGCGCGTCCTCGAAGTCGCGGAGGGCTTCGGGCTCGGGCTCGACGACAAAGAGTTCGTCGTGTTCGACAACCAGCCCATTGAAGTCAACCAGGGGGACGTTTGCTACGTGACCGGCCAGTCCGGCTCCGGCAAGTCCACCGTGCTGCGTGAGCTGAAGGCGCAGATGGAGACAGAGGGCCTGAAGGTCGCCGACATTGATGCTGTCGAGCTGCTGGACAAGCCGCTCATCGACCAGATCGGCGCCAGCACCCAGGAAGCGCTGGGCCTGCTCTCGATCGCCGGTCTGAACGACGCCTACCTGTTCATCCGCAAGCCGTCGGAGCTGTCTGACGGTCAGCGCTACCGCTTCCGCCTGGCCAAGCTCATCGAGAGCGGCGCCGGCGTGTGGGTCGCAGACGAGTTCCTGGCCGTGGTCGATCGGATCACCGCCAAGGTCATCGCCTTCAACCTGCAAAAGGTGGCCCGCCAGCGCGGCGCCACGCTCATCGTCGCCACGACCCACACCGACCTGCGGGCCGACCTGGCGCCCAACCTCTACATCGAAAAGCGCTACCGGGAAAAGATCGAGATCGTCCGGGTGCCCGAAGGATTCAAGGAATGA
- a CDS encoding thioredoxin family protein, which translates to MTILKTTAATFEQDVLEPAKQGPIVVAFTASWCGPCKLLKPKLEQLADAWGFTLAIVDAGEDKALAAEHGVRAVPTVLTLENGAVLGRFSGDRSQSELEKHFRSLGLAQTNLEF; encoded by the coding sequence ATGACCATTCTCAAGACCACCGCTGCGACGTTTGAGCAGGACGTGCTCGAGCCAGCAAAACAAGGCCCGATCGTCGTGGCCTTCACCGCGTCCTGGTGCGGCCCCTGCAAGCTGCTCAAGCCCAAGCTCGAACAGCTGGCTGACGCCTGGGGCTTCACCCTGGCCATCGTCGACGCCGGCGAAGACAAGGCGCTGGCGGCCGAACACGGCGTGCGCGCCGTGCCCACTGTGCTGACCCTCGAGAACGGCGCCGTGCTGGGCCGCTTCAGCGGCGACCGCTCGCAGTCCGAACTCGAGAAGCACTTCCGCTCCCTGGGCCTGGCCCAAACCAACCTGGAGTTCTGA
- a CDS encoding DUF2829 domain-containing protein → MLNFGTAVEALKRGQRVCRAGWNGKGMWLALVAAYDYNPHAGQGAVHALGCEKLPWIGMKTADNKFVPWLASQTDILAEDWQILGA, encoded by the coding sequence ATGCTGAATTTCGGAACCGCAGTTGAGGCCCTCAAGCGGGGCCAGCGCGTGTGCCGCGCGGGCTGGAACGGCAAGGGAATGTGGCTCGCGCTGGTCGCTGCCTACGACTACAACCCGCACGCCGGCCAGGGTGCCGTGCATGCGCTGGGCTGCGAGAAGCTGCCCTGGATCGGCATGAAGACGGCCGACAACAAGTTCGTGCCCTGGCTCGCCTCGCAGACCGATATCCTCGCCGAAGACTGGCAGATCCTGGGAGCCTGA
- a CDS encoding phage terminase large subunit, translated as MAAPAKSLSLHKKQMEVYSSKHRFRVVVAGRRWGKTALSRVLIIKMAQVKKRKIWYVAPTYRMAKQIMWIDLLDAIPKAWIRKVNETTLTITLVNQTRIELKGADKPDSLRGVGIHFLVLDEFQDMNEETWTQVLRPTLADTGGHAIFIGTPKAYNYLHTVYQLGQRGATYVDARGRTRVNEWMSWQFPTITSPFIPVSELEAARRDMDEKSFKQEFEASFETMSGRVYYPFDRAAHVGKYPFNPKLPIWIGMDFNIDPMSTVIFQPQPNGELWAVDEIVQFGSNTEEICEAIDAKYWRHQNQIVIYPDPAGGQRQHARGETDLDILREKGFRRIKYRRKHPLVADRVNAVNRMLRSADNTVRLRIDESCKHFIKSLEQTIYKPGSRDVDKSAGTEHSADAAGYCIDLEFPVRRIEVGGLSV; from the coding sequence ATGGCGGCACCGGCCAAGTCCCTCTCGCTCCACAAGAAGCAGATGGAGGTCTACAGTTCGAAGCATCGCTTCCGGGTTGTGGTGGCGGGCCGCCGCTGGGGCAAGACGGCGCTCTCGCGCGTGCTCATCATCAAGATGGCGCAGGTGAAGAAGCGCAAGATTTGGTATGTGGCGCCGACCTACCGGATGGCCAAGCAGATCATGTGGATCGACCTGCTGGACGCCATCCCAAAGGCGTGGATTCGCAAGGTCAACGAGACCACGCTCACCATCACCCTGGTGAATCAGACCCGCATCGAGCTGAAGGGCGCCGACAAGCCTGACTCGTTGCGCGGCGTGGGTATCCACTTCCTCGTGCTGGACGAGTTCCAGGACATGAACGAGGAGACGTGGACCCAGGTGCTGCGCCCGACGCTGGCCGACACCGGCGGGCACGCCATCTTCATCGGCACGCCCAAGGCATACAACTACCTGCACACCGTCTATCAGCTCGGACAGCGCGGGGCGACCTACGTGGATGCGCGCGGCCGCACGCGGGTCAACGAGTGGATGAGCTGGCAGTTCCCGACCATCACCTCGCCGTTCATCCCGGTGAGCGAATTGGAAGCCGCACGCCGCGACATGGACGAGAAGTCGTTCAAGCAGGAGTTCGAGGCGTCTTTCGAGACCATGAGCGGGCGGGTCTACTACCCGTTCGATCGGGCCGCGCACGTCGGCAAGTATCCGTTCAACCCGAAGCTGCCGATCTGGATCGGCATGGACTTCAACATCGACCCCATGTCGACGGTGATTTTCCAGCCGCAGCCCAATGGCGAGCTGTGGGCGGTGGACGAGATCGTGCAGTTCGGCTCCAACACGGAAGAAATCTGCGAGGCGATCGACGCGAAGTATTGGCGCCACCAGAACCAGATCGTCATCTATCCCGACCCGGCCGGCGGACAGCGCCAGCACGCCCGTGGCGAGACCGACCTGGACATTCTGCGCGAGAAGGGCTTCCGCCGCATCAAATACCGCCGCAAGCACCCGCTGGTCGCCGACCGGGTGAACGCCGTGAACCGCATGCTGCGCTCGGCGGACAACACCGTGCGCCTGCGCATCGACGAGAGCTGCAAGCACTTCATCAAGAGCCTGGAGCAGACCATCTACAAGCCTGGCTCGCGCGACGTGGACAAGTCTGCCGGCACGGAACACTCGGCTGACGCGGCCGGTTACTGCATCGACCTGGAATTTCCGGTGCGTCGCATCGAGGTTGGTGGGCTCTCCGTTTAA
- a CDS encoding DUF6651 domain-containing protein translates to MKHLFLKLQAQRFREQAGEGGDPGAGAAGGAGADEAAKKAAEEAAAKKAADEAAGKAGGDGGKKPSDEEAKLLKEVMQKKEALQKTQADLAAAQERLKKFDGIDPEAVRAMLAERAQAEEKALEAKGDYERLKQRMAEAHASETASLKEQIAQLQNVLSQREGAINELSIGSLFGQSQFINSELVLTPAKARVVYGDHFELVDGKVVGYDKPKGASGRTAIVDSMGNPVNFDEALRKIVEADPEKDALLKSKIKPGANSESGKVGKQANSQKDAPTDGVSKIAAGLKGLKVIG, encoded by the coding sequence ATGAAACACCTTTTTCTGAAACTCCAGGCACAGCGCTTCCGCGAACAAGCTGGCGAGGGCGGTGATCCGGGTGCAGGCGCTGCTGGTGGCGCAGGCGCTGATGAAGCAGCCAAGAAGGCCGCCGAAGAAGCAGCCGCCAAGAAGGCCGCCGATGAAGCAGCTGGCAAGGCTGGCGGCGATGGCGGCAAGAAGCCGAGCGACGAGGAAGCAAAGCTCCTGAAGGAGGTGATGCAGAAGAAGGAAGCCTTGCAGAAGACGCAGGCTGACCTCGCAGCGGCCCAGGAGCGTCTGAAGAAGTTCGACGGCATCGACCCCGAAGCCGTGCGCGCCATGCTCGCCGAGCGCGCTCAGGCAGAAGAGAAGGCCCTGGAAGCGAAGGGCGACTACGAGCGCCTGAAGCAGCGCATGGCCGAAGCCCACGCCAGCGAGACGGCCTCCCTGAAGGAGCAGATCGCCCAGCTGCAAAACGTCCTGTCCCAGCGCGAGGGCGCCATCAACGAGCTGTCGATCGGCAGCCTGTTCGGCCAGTCGCAGTTCATCAACTCCGAACTGGTGCTGACGCCGGCGAAGGCGCGCGTCGTCTACGGCGACCACTTCGAGCTGGTGGACGGTAAGGTCGTTGGCTACGACAAGCCCAAGGGCGCATCGGGCCGCACCGCGATCGTCGACAGCATGGGCAACCCCGTGAACTTCGACGAGGCGCTGCGCAAGATTGTGGAAGCTGACCCGGAAAAGGACGCGCTGCTCAAGAGCAAGATCAAGCCTGGCGCCAACTCGGAATCGGGCAAGGTCGGCAAGCAGGCGAACTCCCAGAAGGATGCGCCGACCGACGGCGTTTCGAAGATCGCTGCCGGCCTGAAGGGGCTGAAAGTGATCGGCTGA
- a CDS encoding major capsid protein produces the protein MPLLRQEAETLSNNQLVAGVIDQIIDRDDLFAILPFERVNGKAYVYNREDTLGGADWLDPNDPVNESAATFTEVVAKLRILAGDVDVDKFLQSTMGDTNDQMAIQIAKKAKAVAREFHRTLAKGNATANPKEFDGLPQLAAAAPNSQQVVAGANGGALTLSMLDELCDAVPNGADVIVMRRGTIRAFRGLLRATYGTDAVMQQLENFGRPMLTHNGIPVIMNEFLAADEAQGSANATTSVYALRLNELDGLHGIYGGSDAGIVVENIGTVQNKDATRIRLKWYTGLALKSTRSIARLKGVTNI, from the coding sequence ATGCCTCTGTTGCGACAAGAAGCCGAGACGCTGAGTAACAACCAGCTCGTCGCCGGCGTGATTGACCAGATCATCGACCGCGATGACCTGTTCGCCATCCTGCCGTTCGAGCGTGTCAACGGCAAAGCCTACGTCTACAACCGCGAAGACACGCTGGGCGGTGCTGACTGGCTCGACCCGAACGATCCGGTGAACGAAAGCGCTGCAACGTTCACCGAAGTCGTGGCCAAGCTGCGTATCCTGGCTGGCGACGTGGACGTGGACAAGTTCCTGCAATCCACGATGGGCGACACCAACGACCAGATGGCGATCCAGATCGCGAAGAAGGCCAAGGCCGTCGCTCGCGAATTCCATCGCACGCTGGCCAAGGGCAACGCCACTGCCAACCCGAAGGAGTTCGACGGTCTGCCCCAGCTGGCTGCCGCTGCTCCGAACTCGCAGCAAGTCGTCGCCGGCGCAAACGGCGGCGCCCTGACGCTCTCGATGCTGGACGAGCTGTGCGACGCAGTGCCGAACGGCGCTGACGTGATCGTGATGCGTCGTGGCACGATCCGCGCATTCCGTGGCCTGCTGCGCGCGACCTACGGCACGGACGCTGTGATGCAGCAGCTGGAAAACTTCGGCCGCCCGATGCTGACCCACAACGGCATCCCGGTGATCATGAACGAATTCCTGGCCGCTGACGAAGCCCAGGGTTCGGCCAACGCCACGACCTCGGTCTACGCTCTGCGTCTGAACGAGCTGGATGGCCTGCACGGCATCTACGGTGGCAGCGACGCCGGTATCGTGGTCGAGAACATCGGCACGGTGCAGAACAAGGACGCAACCCGCATCCGTCTGAAGTGGTATACGGGCCTGGCCCTGAAGTCCACGCGGAGCATCGCGCGTCTGAAGGGTGTGACCAACATCTGA
- a CDS encoding minor capsid protein: MNLMPLIDRLESEGVGTPAKTLFVNMLPAEATKAILLRNKLAGTPINHEIPGYFNKVPFQVIARARHDQEGEDLINAATKALTLSEVQLGNMWIKYMRPKTLPVIFPLSKGNLLEFNVEFECCFCLENA; encoded by the coding sequence ATGAACCTGATGCCGCTGATCGACCGACTGGAGTCTGAGGGCGTGGGCACACCCGCCAAGACCCTGTTCGTGAACATGTTGCCGGCGGAGGCAACCAAGGCGATCCTGCTGCGTAACAAGCTCGCCGGCACGCCGATCAACCACGAAATCCCCGGCTACTTCAACAAGGTGCCCTTTCAGGTGATTGCGCGCGCTCGCCATGACCAGGAAGGTGAAGACCTCATCAACGCCGCCACGAAGGCGCTCACCCTGAGTGAGGTGCAGCTGGGCAACATGTGGATCAAATACATGCGACCGAAGACGCTGCCGGTGATCTTCCCGCTCTCCAAGGGCAACCTGCTGGAGTTCAACGTCGAGTTCGAGTGCTGCTTCTGCCTGGAGAATGCGTAA